The sequence gaccattgaaaaatgttttaatattttgttatacactattcaattaattgtgaacatgtttttcacaatagaatgtataggttgttaagtatcgtaacaattcaaatcataaaattttctcatacatgttttcttggaaaacaatcaaatgtacagtttgcatattgtttgaaacaccacgtttacaataaattcaattgtagaatcgtcgaaacaatatattgaatggtTGGATATGACAactatcttgtcaagatacaataaaatgttttGTAACCAATAGatttaattgtgaatcaattgtttatgatgTAAAATcagtggtttatttttttacgggtacttttgttccaaaatggaccagtttctgattggctgattttgatgttgctacctgcacattgtgaaaagaaaaaacttttgcagggtacgcgagcaatgatgccaagtataaagaaaatcagaaaacaagtttattaaaatgtataattttagctcaccaatgaaaatgaaaattttcggagaatgtttcactttttttcaatctcattggtaataaatgtttatagtggcaggactGTGTAATGAAAATAGGCATCAAAccgttttctttttagtgaattaaagtgtaaccaaaaaagatttgttaaattagtgtaaattcgaaagtgtgtttagttttacgagaagaatgaactgttgtgttccacactgtggtcgcattaagcatttctatccaaacctgactttttcctgtttccaaaagatccggtaatacgtcaacaatggattcgattttgcgttcaacatgagatatttcgtgttttgtcatcaaagctcaattaattgtttttaagcattaatatataataaagaaatgcattcaccaaaacatttttcatgtttatttcaaatcaaaaacctaaagtctaaaaatttaaatctaatatttttttcctagcatagttattaaaaaatctgtaaatatggctacactgtagccgatacgttggtatttattccacagggcgaaaatgacgagaaggatgattcggaaggaagaataagaagccagttgtcaggtcttgtcttagtttTGACGTTAAAACCAAGTTACACGCTCGGATTTATATAAGTATATTGCTAAACTATTCGATCATGAAATGACTATTCGAATTAATTGATAAGGTAcgaataatataaaaatattttgtgttgTGGAAACCGCATTTGTTATAGTTTGTTAAATCAACAATAAGCACGATTTTGTTTAACTACAAAATGTTCTACACATATGatacgattttttttgcaatatattatatattatatggtTATTGTGCGACCTATACATAGCAAAAacagaattgtaacaatctcgatgtgattaccaatcgatgtgaaaaaaatgggacGTACTTATCATCAactgcaataattttctgttttcaaaaaatattaaagATAAATCACACATTATTACATTGAAGCAACGTTGAGTAGATTACATCAGATTGACTGAATacttataccatgttcacattagcgcttatatcacttgatataccgagatgatatgcatatcacgtgggagtgttcacatatgatcgaaataatatcgtttgacaatcaaattgctatattgaatgttcccattaggagtaagatcaataatattgcttttctctcctacaattcaatcaataattgaagtcttgcaacTAATGGTCTCCGAAccccagtattcgttgaaaaatttgaaactatAATGATTagttattgtcactctcaaagtgacgttcataaatgagtgcgttcaatgccattatccatgttgctagttgcgatttttgacaactcgacatgatatcgtacataatattccggatatcatgccaaaatggtgatacgcgttgacataaaAATGTATGGAATATCAAGttatatcgcacatgatatcatcggatatcaaataTACCCGTatacaaggggcaaatcactctaaactttgtctgaactcaaacaagttttaccgggagtaaaaaagtttagcagggatctcgctggattagaatgggattagagaagtttagccgagatctggaaaagcattattttgacataagaagctgtgaacgtgggagcagagatgccagatattttccatAGAAAACctgtattgttttgtataaaaaatctgtatttatttgtattcagaaaggaaatttcggaaataaaatgatgtttgaagatgttattccattagattattgttatagaatggcagatgcaaagagcattcctttatatcgtaagtccttgccgcacggacatgaacattcaacgacgaaatttaattgtttttgttatcaaccacaattgaattgtaaatccatatacttttttcgtttgaaaacgatgacttggaattcaaacatggaattcaaacacccattacgcaacgtcaagtcaggtcatacaacttttcagtctgacaataaagtttcatgacgctgcacgaaaaaattttcatttgaatatgggtaatcaaacacgctcagacggaaaagtttcattatttctttcttactttttgtggtatctgtataaatctgtatttaatttgagaaatttgtataaaatctgtactctgtattaaatctgtatgcgcaagtaaaaatctgtataatacagataaatctgtataaatggcatctctgcgtgggagctcgaatgacagatacacttcaaaatTGGTacacaagattaggcaaaactaggttggattagttttaaatttcccgaatttatctagactagttgggattaaaagAGATTAcagaaaattgttttggaatgacatgagtttattagtatgagattgtctagagtttagagtgatttgccccttgcccgtatatcacttgatatcagcgctaatgtgaacatactattagaCGATACTGATAagaaattatgcatcttttcgtgtgatattacaacctttagaacgaTACCATCACATTtgtgatatttcatcaaaattggtACACATCACTACTCACTACTGATGTGCAGCAATTACTATATAATATAACAACAATTTTGTtgtcgttctaaaggttgtaatatcACACGAAAAGAAGAATAATTTCTTGTCAGAATCGTTTAAGTATTCAGTCAAGCTGATGTAATCTACTCAATActttgtttcgatgtaataacgtgtgatttatccacagactaacagacaggacactcaaattagattcttcaatcattttaacggtcattttgaatattcctttatttgggacagtactcacatatgtcatgatggcgccacgttaccctatcaaaaacatcctgtctgtcatctagactgtgtttatttttttcatttaccaacagagttgccattcatacagaattacctgtaatgtattgagttgtatacctccatgcgaatttcatgcagggtacagatttaatacatattgccaaaactatatacataattgtgcctacttctcatcctccaacgcaatacaaaatcgaaccaatatttacttgcttctggtctgccgccacttaatttcgggtgaaacttccaacacaataaaaaatagtctagatgaacaacgttgagtcaaataaatggttaccttccaacatcgcgaaaaagttaaatatattatcaacgtaatccaataatttattgtgacgattcattttcaaatattttgatgaaatcaggcatccctgcaagcagctgatcggtgttgacaaacgaggggaaaccaactagtaaaaaaacttgtacatatcacaaggggtgtacagatagtaaatagttcgcgcagtacaatataggtggaactagtgcatcacgaaaaattatttttataagaatttacacatactgtcatgtctgttagtctgtgatttatctgcaatattgCTGGAAAACACGTCGTCTCACGTCGATTGATAATCACATCGAAATTGTtacgattcttttttttttttgctgtgtacagCGTGAAATTCAAGTTGCATACAATAACTAGTaactataaattaaaaaataaatgcaaTTGCATAGAATAACTATGAAGAACGCTTTCTTTACCATGTGAAATTAATTCTCAAGGGCTAATATCGTTGCAgacaatataaataaaaataccaCTAGGTCTCATAAAAACACACAAAAATAACGTTGGTTAATCTAAGAAGATCGTTGCTAAATTTTAAAGCTTTCTTTGAATCTTTTTTGCAGAGAGAAAAAACCATCAATTTAAGAactgaaaaacttttatttcgaaAGTGGTTCTgccaggcttcccaaatgtaccgccgcgcgacattattattgaggctgtcttgctactctttccatgacagccttgtgataggtttcatcacgacagcccttagacaaatagttctgtacagccaacgttgccgtcattcatttcgttcgacagttcattccatctcaagacattttgtcatggtccacgacagccgaagaagcatgaagttctcgctgttgcgacagtaaacttcgggtatcagtcactgcgttgtttctgtcgagagcaaaatattactctcccttgaccaggtctgcgacagtagccggtgcggttcaaatttgttgctcttggtttgctatgaagattcgaggcaagcatgtgggttttagttttgcctttggtgattgctttgcgcagcggttgatcattgcgcatagcaatcaccgttggtagggcattgataacaatataattgataattaataatatacgaaacggattgaagaacggactttggttttaatgaatagttaatttttatattttggtcgatcttctatgaatcgatcgatcaatgaaattctatagaaagaaaagtttgttttcaagaaattatattcataattaaagatctgagacagttcggcgtgctcgtttcaggcagtttacgttcggtttgtcggctgtaacattcatagtataggcgcgtactgatgtgcgtggagcattattttcatcctctttatctcttccttcaggatatcaaaggcgcgatcgtttcttatacaagagtgtataagtcaattgaatcagattttagatgtaaacggcgaatgaatgtttgtagcaaaagatgtattcaaattaaagattctgtattcgatactagttagcgtgattctgaatagcattcaactttgcagtcgacttgtaagtctacgggactattgcatggtcagtgctgcaatactacggacactaagaatctttccaagtcagaactgaaacatataaaatctggctcgttaagttcgttatatgtacattgaaccaccaatcgaataaaaaccttgagtgtaaaatttggagtcggaattagcaatgcaaaaatcatttagaaactcATTAgcaggtaccgtacaacaaagctttgaatgcaaaaactgaatgaaaaattccggttcttccaaaaaacatgtttccaagcgtggaatgcagcatggttgcccgtaacagattcgaatgtttatttcgttttatttagaaaaaaagttttagttcaccAAGTCATTTAGTAATGTCTTTCCTAAAATATTTGGTCTCAAGCTTTCCAGACATATCaagttatcttctatatatgaatagtatagtgtttctattaacctggaatatattccaaaatacatatgtgctgataatctggaattcattttcttcatgttatgcattgaattatcttatctctagaaacggcatgttaactattatattattttggtcacagctaccagaagttcgcgacttttacacacgttgaaactgTCACATGTTCGACGTTTGGAAGCATTGGGAAAATCGAAAAGACTCCCATCcagaaatttcggaaattgctTTAACCCTCATGACTGTGCCTGCAACGCAAGTTTCTGTTGAAAGAGCGTTTAGCGCTCTGGCGTTAGTATTGTCACCAGCTCGGACAAAATTGTCCGTACAAAACCTGTCGAACATTTTAATAGTAAAATTAAACCAAGACCTACTCCATCATATTATTCCACACATGTACAATTGGAAAGACTAATAAatcgatgggaaaaattgaataaaaaattatttttgattaatTTAGAGCTAAAATCTTATCATTTGcggtttcaaaatcacaatagattcatcgtattgaatttcattgccggttctggttgggaaatttggggagtacgattacctataaagtacacttatatttccaaaaatggtaAGTAACAAAAGCTACCTAAACATGAGTTCAAGctcaatttggttttgaagaatcttatatctgccattggaattataaaaatttcatagtgtctatacatagattttgattttgtcataaaaaaaggttttgaaattacttgaaaattcgacTAGTGAAAGTTGACATTCGACTAAGATAAGTTAAGCAATTCCTCCATGTTTATGTATGtgtattgtatgtgtcaaacaacgtcactcaatttctcaggcatgtCTGCACCTATTTTTCCAAATCAGGCTGAAATGAAAAGGCtgcatactgcccatactcgcatatcagtcccatatcgattttcgccaatattgagttagcttcaggaatgcaatctatccttaatatactctcagaaattgcaataaaaatttatggtttgttcattaaaatgtgaaaaaaatatcaacttatgtctgtcccatatgcaaagtacccgcaaatcagtcccattcagtgcaaatatcaataatttcatttgttgcaatattggaatagcaacggtgtattaccgatatttcatgtaataataccatgttttagcattaggtagcgcaataaataaaaaaaatcgaaaataaaattttaatcgtctttttttTCGACataccgattttccatatgggactgatatgcaagtatgggcagcataggttactattgaatttaattcggatccgacttccgcagttacaaATCTAAGAATGTCGAAAATATTCTACCGTCTAATTGTCTAAGTAGCTTGTGtccgcatttaaaaaaattaaacgtttggaactttaaatattgtaaatgaatagtgaaacattctgagagccgagttcattgcatgtatttaacagttttctttctgaaaagaaattatgttaaaaaaaagaaaaacgatatattgaaaaatgtaggtGTGATTCCCCGGCGAACGAACACAATTAGGTTTGAAAgcgggaataaataaatataataatattaaaaataataataataataataataataataataataataataataataataataataataataataataataataataataataataataataataataataatactcagcacgttgaaaagtagccatgtgataattgagtttgcaaggtccagtcagagctctggccagaatactgcaatgatgcttggaaaaatacagtacactttgacattttaagatttaaatctggtagaaatgcttttgtctgagcgcaagtttgcaagctgcggcagtagctggcatgtttggatgcagcctaagaacgaatcttgtgctttatccaactagttgaaagtggtaaagctggttcaggaccaacgaaatcattcgttgcaccagctctagccaactcatcaaataataataataataatattgtggctGTTATATCCGAtcctaaaaaaatcattggtttagttatcctaggagaaacagaaaaatcaaaacgtcgttattcagaataagggtgcataagatattttcggagtattatcaatgaatgctagtgtatctgtttctttaggaataagaaggaagcactaaggatgaatacttcagtaattcagatatatgagccgttacacaaaaatctgtgtttatattttaattttcgttagttattaaaattcattgccttcgccgacagtatatatataaatctaaaataatttctttatttcacaatggtattgtaatgaaacgttactaaagtttcctgcaaaggtaatcccaacaacgcaatcgtatgtactagtaccatttcattgaggcagccgaaatagtgcgagcgcactatgaaccacagctcgtctccagaaacagtcggtttattgcttcaagagacattgatgagacagccggttcgcgacagcccttcgtgacagtaattccctaaaaatcaaaggatgtcttcgattttcaaaggctgtccccgtaacattttatgcgaatgagcgaacataaagaaacaggatacaaacagcccgttcggtttgactaccctccggatagaatactctcatcaaactggtgagtagaaactgtctcagcgacagcattcatttaggcatgcgagcgctgttgccattacagttcggcatatgcttcacacatattgtagactgggctttcgactttgcactcagacagttcatgctatctcgtggcggatgtcattgaaaagcagtactgctgggaagcctgggttctgccaaatacaaattataatacggattacttcgacaaattttcaaggacacattttgcatcgtgcggtacactgtcagagtgacaatgtaatttaacgagttttctataaaactagcaacactgaagggtaagaacaagttcaccatagttactgtttattatagtgaaaaataaataaataaacagtttttatctgataatcaagatcacaagcgaaatgtaagttaaacaataatctagaatggttaagccaccatgaatatactactagctgtattgatatttgtagattcgtgggtgtttgtgttcatttttcatcttttgtgctagtgccggtgatatttagactgactgttgcagtttaatacaataacgataaacataaacaaacaagtttgttttgcaccgtagcaactagcataaagctttgccagaaacgatctccttccacattttcaaactatcgcaatgaaagggagtaatttgctaggcttacttgttcaggctgtgaaccaaacattggcggttcgtttgtatgggacttaggggtattattatttgtatttggttctgCATTGAGTATAAAAAGCTATTCTTCTTTATTTAGATCATGTTTTTGTGAGAATGATAGTGTACGCATAATTATACAAAAGATATCTGCTTTTGTTGCGAATAGTAGACCTATTTGAAATAACAGGGTTTTCTTCCAAAATACAAACCAAATGCATATAATACAAATGGtgaatgtttttaattttttttatttgcacacaTACATATTTCTTTGTGTGAACAGATCATCAATGCTTGGTTCACAGAATAAACCAGTTAGCATAACCTATTTTACTGTTTTGAGTTGATACGATAATCgtttggaaataaaaaatatctgacAACACAACATCGTGCAATTGCtgcgaaatatcggtaatacaccttcgctattccaatattgcaataaatgaaattattgtaatTTGCACTGGATGGGAcagatatgcgggtactttgcatatgggacagacatgagttgattttTAATCTCAGTAAACGAAATATTAATGAactttttaatattttcttcgTTAGAAATTATTAGTGTTTACGGAGCAAGCGcaagcaaaaaatgttttattctcCTTTCCGTGTCTTATTAATTTGTGTGTTAAAATAAGTGTGTCGTGAATTCGACGTGCTTTGATATaagtgcaccgttacaattctggaagtaaaGAAATGAAGCCTTGTAAAATCCACATAATCAATTCATGAGAAAGAGTTTAGATATTCAGAACTGTGAAGAAATGTGTTAAGTTGTTGTATTCACgatattcagttatgtctctgatataacTAACGCAATTTTCCATGTCGAAATATTAAATCAATTGACGGTTGTATTCGTATCAACCTGGTAGGTATTGTTCCCTCATTCACTGTTTATCAACGACGCCCGATGCGATCGTTCAAATTCAGTGTAACAAGCTCTGGATTTGTATGTTATTAACTTTGAATCAATGTGAAATATGgctaatttgaaatttaaaacacAACATAACCAACTCTGATTCGGAATTTATTCCAAACTATTACCCACTTGTACGTGGCGggagatttccccccagacggctggctatgtctgccaggcATtcctgccggaattctgccagagttccggcaaaagtctggcaacaatgcaacaaccgtttccggcagagaatttcgcctagcggttattaacggttcttttctgtcggattcttgccatacaagattggcagaaccgttttgaatcggttctacattttaagcgtcttagttttattttttcaataaaagatacatatgaaaggcaataagttattgccctttatatatactaatcatggaaaatgttattgccaataacattgcgtTCTcattaccaaacatacccatatttcaatctcatttacctcgtctcaagattagttttttgtacgtacatgcgggattgaaatgaagtcgaatataaaaaaaaagaaaaaagatagaggagggaaataaacaagacacgtacggcgagataatgacgcaatttcgcctggacaattttgacagctgccggaatgcagccagccttctgacggttgccagaattcctcacaagcgggtaatAAGACATGATTTGATACGATGCTTTCTGAGGCAGATCGAAGTAAAATTCGTTTTGAGTGTATCTCCCGCTTAATGTATATGACACAAAAACGATAACTGCGAAGTTCTTTCATCAGCCGCAATGCTCGACGAGCGCAAAAATGTGTTCGCATTTTTTCGACAGCAGTAAGAAAGACATCGCCATCATTCATTCCTTTGATTGTAGCGGCTCGTAGCTGCaaagaaaaaaagatttttactcaaaaagGACGATAAATTGCGGTATTGAACGATTACGAGTTTAATACGAAAATTTCAAGAGTGTAGAATTTCACGTATCAATATACGTAGTGCTTATTAAAATCGGTCATTTCCAGAGAACAAAGTAGCATAGCAGACAAAGATGGCTGCTCTGCCTCGAAGAATAATTAAAGAAACTCAGCGCCTGATGCAGGAACCCGTTCCAGGGATTAGTGCCGTTCCAGACGAACAAAATGCACGTTACTTCCACGTCATTGTATTTGGGCCCGAGGATTCTCCGTTCGAGGGTGGACTATTCAAATTGGAGTTGTTTTTACCAGAGGACTACCCAATGTCAGCACCAAAAGTGCGATTCATCACAAAAATTTATCATCCCAACATCGATCGGCTGGGTCGCATTTGTCTAGATATTCTGAAGGATAAATGGAGTCCAGCGCTACAAATACGCACCGTATTGCTCTCGATTCAAGCCTTGCTAAGTGCCCCCAATCCGGATGACCCATTGGCTAATGATGTTGCAGAGCTGTGGAAGGTGAACGAGGCGGAAGCGATTCGGAATGCTAAAGAATGGACCCAACGGTACGCGATTGTGGACAACTAAGCGTCGAGAAAGTGCTAGATCGGATC comes from Malaya genurostris strain Urasoe2022 chromosome 3, Malgen_1.1, whole genome shotgun sequence and encodes:
- the LOC131434754 gene encoding ubiquitin-conjugating enzyme E2 N; the encoded protein is MAALPRRIIKETQRLMQEPVPGISAVPDEQNARYFHVIVFGPEDSPFEGGLFKLELFLPEDYPMSAPKVRFITKIYHPNIDRLGRICLDILKDKWSPALQIRTVLLSIQALLSAPNPDDPLANDVAELWKVNEAEAIRNAKEWTQRYAIVDN